A single genomic interval of Bradyrhizobium sp. sBnM-33 harbors:
- the fusA gene encoding elongation factor G has protein sequence MPRQHAIEDYRNFGIMAHIDAGKTTTTERILYYTGKSHKIGEVHEGAATMDWMEQEQERGITITSAATTAFWNGKRLNIIDTPGHVDFTIEVERSLRVLDGAVCVLDSNQGVEPQTETVWRQGDKYKVPRIVFANKMDKTGADFFKCLADIVDRLGAKPIAIQLPIGAENNFKGLVDLVKMQGIIWNDESLGAKFDYVDIPADLVDQAKEYREKMVEAAVELDDDALAAFLDGKEPDEATLKRLIRKAVLTGAFYPVLCGSAFKNKGVQPLLDAVVDYLPSPIDVPAIKGTDDDGNEVVRKADDKEPLALLAFKIMDDPFVGTITFCRIYSGILQSGTGVINSTREKKERIGRMLLMHANNREDIKEAYAGDIVALAGLKEARTGDTLCDPDKPVILEKMEFPEPVIEIAIEPKSKADQEKLGVALAKLAAEDPSFRVSTDQESGQTILKGMGELHLDIKVDILKRTYKVDANIGAPQVAFRERVTKRAEVKYTHKKQTGGTGQFAEVSIIVEPNEPGKGYEFESKIVGGAVPKEYIPGVEKGLNSVMGSGVVAGFPVVDVKVQLVDGKYHDVDSSALAFEIAARAAFREALQKGKSVLLEPIMKVEVVTPEDYTGSVIGDLNSRRGQIQGQDMRGNANVINAMVPLMNMFGYVNNLRSMSQGRATFTMQFDHYAEAPANVSAEVQKKFA, from the coding sequence ATGCCCCGCCAACATGCCATCGAGGACTACCGTAACTTCGGTATCATGGCGCATATCGACGCCGGCAAGACTACGACCACCGAGCGCATCCTCTATTACACCGGCAAGAGCCATAAGATCGGCGAAGTGCACGAAGGTGCCGCGACCATGGACTGGATGGAGCAGGAGCAGGAGCGTGGCATCACGATCACCTCGGCTGCGACCACCGCGTTCTGGAACGGTAAGCGCCTGAACATCATCGACACCCCCGGCCACGTCGACTTCACCATTGAAGTCGAGCGTTCGCTGCGCGTGCTCGACGGCGCGGTATGCGTGCTCGATTCCAACCAGGGCGTCGAACCGCAGACCGAAACCGTGTGGCGCCAGGGCGACAAGTACAAGGTTCCGCGCATCGTCTTCGCCAACAAGATGGACAAGACCGGCGCCGACTTCTTCAAGTGTCTGGCCGACATCGTCGACCGCCTCGGCGCCAAGCCGATCGCGATCCAGCTTCCGATCGGCGCCGAGAACAACTTCAAGGGTCTCGTCGACCTCGTGAAGATGCAGGGCATCATCTGGAACGATGAATCGCTCGGCGCCAAGTTCGACTATGTCGACATCCCGGCCGATCTCGTCGACCAGGCCAAGGAATACCGCGAGAAGATGGTCGAAGCCGCTGTCGAGCTCGATGACGACGCTCTGGCCGCTTTCCTCGACGGCAAGGAGCCGGACGAGGCGACGCTGAAACGGCTGATCCGCAAGGCCGTGCTGACCGGCGCGTTCTATCCTGTGCTGTGCGGTTCGGCGTTCAAGAACAAGGGCGTGCAGCCGCTGCTCGACGCCGTCGTCGACTACCTGCCATCGCCGATCGACGTGCCCGCGATCAAGGGTACCGACGATGACGGCAACGAAGTGGTGCGCAAGGCCGACGACAAGGAGCCGCTGGCTCTGCTCGCGTTCAAGATCATGGACGACCCGTTCGTCGGCACCATCACCTTCTGCCGAATCTATTCGGGCATCCTGCAGTCGGGTACCGGGGTCATCAATTCGACCCGCGAGAAGAAAGAGCGTATCGGCCGCATGCTGTTGATGCATGCGAACAACCGCGAAGACATCAAGGAAGCCTATGCCGGCGACATCGTCGCACTGGCGGGCCTGAAGGAAGCGCGCACCGGTGACACGCTGTGCGATCCCGACAAGCCGGTGATCCTGGAAAAGATGGAATTCCCGGAGCCGGTGATCGAAATCGCGATCGAGCCGAAGTCGAAGGCCGACCAGGAAAAGCTCGGCGTCGCGTTGGCGAAGCTCGCTGCCGAAGATCCGTCGTTCCGCGTGTCGACCGACCAGGAGTCCGGCCAGACCATTTTGAAGGGCATGGGCGAACTCCATCTCGACATCAAGGTCGATATTCTCAAGCGAACCTACAAGGTCGACGCCAACATCGGCGCGCCGCAGGTGGCGTTCCGCGAGCGCGTCACCAAGCGCGCTGAAGTCAAGTACACGCACAAGAAGCAGACCGGCGGTACCGGTCAGTTCGCCGAAGTGTCGATCATCGTGGAGCCGAACGAGCCCGGCAAGGGCTACGAGTTCGAGTCCAAGATCGTCGGCGGCGCGGTGCCGAAGGAATACATCCCCGGCGTCGAAAAGGGCCTCAACAGCGTGATGGGCTCGGGCGTCGTTGCCGGCTTCCCGGTTGTTGACGTCAAGGTTCAGCTCGTCGACGGCAAGTATCACGACGTCGACTCGTCGGCGCTGGCCTTCGAAATCGCGGCGCGCGCGGCATTCCGCGAAGCGCTGCAGAAGGGCAAGTCTGTTCTGCTCGAGCCGATCATGAAGGTCGAAGTGGTGACCCCGGAAGACTATACCGGTTCTGTCATCGGCGACCTGAATTCTCGGCGCGGCCAGATCCAGGGCCAGGACATGCGGGGCAACGCCAACGTCATCAACGCGATGGTGCCGCTTATGAACATGTTCGGGTACGTGAATAACCTGCGCTCGATGAGCCAGGGACGCGCGACCTTCACGATGCAATTCGATCACTACGCCGAAGCACCGGCGAACGTGTCGGCAGAAGTCCAGAAGAAGTTTGCCTGA